The following coding sequences lie in one Acropora palmata chromosome 3, jaAcrPala1.3, whole genome shotgun sequence genomic window:
- the LOC141875833 gene encoding U1 small nuclear ribonucleoprotein A-like produces MENPPNQTIYINNLNEKVKKDELKKSLYAIFSQFGPILDIVALKTLKMRGQAFVVFRDLTSATNALRSMQGFPFYDKPMRIQYAKSKSDAVSKLEGTYIQREKKPREKRKTPEQAKPAKRQAASQSAPAAVAQPVVAPVAQNVIPAAVQPAVVVPELPNSILFLTNLPNETTELMLSMLFNQFPGFKEVRLVPGRSDIAFVEFENEVQSGTAKEALQGFRITPSHAMKISYAKK; encoded by the exons ATGGAAAATCCGCCGAACCAAACTATATACATCAACAACCTGAacgaaaaagtgaaaaaggaTG AATTGAAGAAGTCATTGTATGCCATTTTTTCGCAGTTTGGACCTATCTTGGATATTGTGGCCTTGAAGACCCTCAAAATGAGAGGTCAGGCTTTTGTAGTGTTTAGAGACTTAACCAGTGCCACAAATGCACTACGTTCGATGCAGGGCTTCCCATTTTATGACAAGCCAATG AGAATACAATATGCTAAAAGCAAGTCTGATGCAGTATCTAAGTTGGAAGGAACTTACATTCAGCGTGAGAAGAAGCCCAGAGAGAAGAGAAAAACCCCAGAACAAG CAAAACCAGCCAAGCGTCAGGCAGCTTCTCAGTCTGCACCTGCAGCAGTGGCACAGCCTGTCGTTGCGCCAGTTGCACAAAATG TCATCCCAGCTGCCGTTCAGCCAGCTGTGGTGGTACCAGAGCTGCCTAACAGTATTCTCTTCCTGACGAACCTGCCAAATGAGACCACGGAGCTGATGCTGTCTATGTTGTTCAACCA attTCCTGGATTTAAAGAGGTTCGTTTGGTACCGGGACGTTCTGACATTGCTTTTGTGGAGTTTGAAAATGAGGTTCAATCAGGCACAGCTAAGGAAGCTTTACAGGGCTTTAGGATAACACCATCTCATGCCATGAAAATCTCTTATGCAAAGAAATAA